A DNA window from Agarivorans sp. TSD2052 contains the following coding sequences:
- a CDS encoding phosphoribosyltransferase, producing the protein MSKQHVGELVLSQAQIAEGVKHVAAQLNQKFQGERVVLITVVPGGILFTADLVRLLNFDICMDYISCPHTPGERNNKAKIVYQQNISISHQHLVIIDDAIESGGTMQRLVTHLSHQASLKSLSIATLLVKPSRVDIPVDQHFAFEMDSDDLLVGYGLPWEQRYRNLAYISKLSR; encoded by the coding sequence ATGAGCAAACAGCATGTTGGCGAATTGGTGCTTAGCCAAGCACAAATTGCCGAAGGGGTTAAGCATGTCGCAGCCCAGCTTAATCAAAAATTTCAAGGCGAGCGCGTTGTGCTCATTACCGTGGTACCGGGTGGTATTCTTTTTACCGCTGACTTAGTCAGGCTGCTCAATTTCGACATTTGTATGGACTACATCTCTTGTCCACATACCCCTGGAGAGCGGAATAACAAGGCTAAGATTGTGTATCAACAAAACATAAGCATTAGCCATCAGCACTTGGTTATTATTGATGATGCCATTGAATCAGGCGGTACCATGCAACGGCTAGTCACGCATTTATCCCATCAAGCTTCGCTAAAGTCACTGTCTATCGCAACCCTCTTGGTTAAACCCAGTCGAGTAGACATACCAGTAGACCAACACTTTGCTTTTGAAATGGACAGTGATGATTTACTGGTTGGCTATGGCTTACCTTGGGAGCAGCGCTACCGAAACCTTGCCTACATTTCAAAGCTGAGTCGCTAA
- a CDS encoding glycoside hydrolase family 5 protein: MENLKKIIQVGLFTSASLMLSACGGSTGASSDASVVLDSSYYTDMYDWNSSGGMAQTQLGRGLNLGNFLEAPNEGEWTDGRLLVEQDLQIIVDAGFKTVRIPVRWSNHASETAPYQIDAAFMARVEQVVDWAKAAGLKVVLNVHHYEEMMNDTESKQEAHIQRLVGIWQQISSQFTLDAYDADSLVFELLNEPNGTIGYDDWNDIIGRLTQLIWTDMADQQNNGTEQRTIMIGTANWGHPDGLTKLNLPTSVNANNTIITVHYYEPFHFTHQGASWVQGANDWIGTPWLGTEADQQPLIALFDRVTAWNEQAGRGFEIFMGEYGVFSQFSEGDHQRAWTAFIAREAEKRDISWAYWEYASGFGAYDPAVGEWRPALIEALIPAQP; the protein is encoded by the coding sequence ATGGAAAACCTAAAGAAAATTATTCAAGTGGGACTGTTTACCAGTGCTAGCTTAATGCTCAGTGCTTGCGGCGGATCAACCGGCGCTTCTAGTGATGCGAGCGTGGTACTCGATAGCAGCTATTACACCGATATGTATGACTGGAATAGCAGTGGTGGCATGGCGCAAACGCAGTTAGGCCGTGGACTAAACTTAGGCAATTTTTTAGAAGCGCCCAATGAAGGTGAGTGGACAGACGGTCGCTTGTTGGTTGAGCAAGATTTACAGATTATCGTTGATGCCGGTTTTAAAACCGTGCGTATCCCTGTGCGTTGGTCTAATCATGCTAGTGAAACCGCACCGTATCAAATTGATGCAGCGTTTATGGCGCGGGTAGAACAAGTGGTTGATTGGGCAAAAGCGGCGGGGCTAAAAGTGGTACTTAACGTTCATCACTATGAAGAAATGATGAATGATACTGAGAGTAAACAAGAAGCGCATATCCAACGTTTAGTCGGTATTTGGCAGCAAATCAGTAGTCAGTTTACCCTTGATGCTTATGATGCAGACAGCTTAGTGTTTGAGCTACTTAACGAACCTAACGGCACGATTGGTTATGATGACTGGAATGACATCATAGGCAGACTGACTCAGCTGATATGGACGGATATGGCCGATCAGCAAAACAATGGTACAGAGCAACGCACTATCATGATTGGTACCGCTAATTGGGGCCATCCCGATGGCTTAACGAAGCTAAACCTGCCTACGAGTGTGAACGCCAATAACACCATTATTACGGTCCACTACTACGAACCTTTCCATTTTACTCACCAAGGCGCGAGTTGGGTACAAGGTGCAAATGATTGGATTGGTACACCTTGGTTAGGTACCGAAGCGGACCAGCAACCATTGATCGCCTTGTTTGACCGCGTTACCGCATGGAATGAACAAGCAGGTCGAGGCTTTGAGATATTCATGGGTGAATATGGGGTGTTTTCACAATTCTCCGAAGGTGACCACCAACGCGCTTGGACAGCCTTTATTGCTCGTGAAGCTGAGAAGCGTGATATTAGTTGGGCTTACTGGGAATATGCATCTGGCTTTGGCGCTTATGACCCTGCGGTTGGCGAATGGCGCCCCGCTTTAATCGAAGCGTTGATCCCTGCACAACCCTAA
- a CDS encoding GNAT family N-acetyltransferase, with the protein MNQTAGFPVFLFETERLRVEEVGTCLAEDYLKPLLQRAVDLLSPAVVAALPQYFQGITTLKHAEQWFKQVCLASRLLVVTSTKHQHIIGFIFIYEDGSGSAHIGYLLGEEYWRQGLAFELLRGLVAWASQHCNFTRLLAGVEVDNMASKKLLTKLGFQRQPPVVGASNEFYQYSLS; encoded by the coding sequence ATGAATCAAACTGCGGGTTTCCCCGTGTTTTTATTTGAAACCGAAAGGCTAAGGGTAGAAGAAGTGGGCACTTGCTTAGCCGAAGACTATCTGAAGCCATTGCTACAGCGCGCTGTTGACCTGTTGAGCCCCGCAGTGGTCGCAGCCCTGCCTCAATATTTCCAAGGTATAACTACACTAAAGCATGCTGAACAGTGGTTTAAGCAAGTTTGCCTAGCAAGTCGCCTATTGGTGGTGACTAGCACTAAGCATCAACACATTATCGGCTTTATCTTCATTTATGAGGACGGCTCGGGTTCTGCGCATATTGGCTATTTGTTGGGAGAAGAATACTGGCGACAAGGTTTGGCTTTTGAGTTACTGAGGGGCTTAGTCGCTTGGGCCAGCCAGCACTGTAATTTTACACGCTTGTTGGCAGGCGTAGAGGTCGATAATATGGCCTCTAAAAAGCTACTGACCAAGCTGGGTTTTCAACGGCAACCCCCTGTTGTTGGCGCGTCTAACGAGTTTTATCAATATAGCTTAAGTTAA
- a CDS encoding P-loop NTPase family protein codes for MRKILIFGNSGSGKSTLAKALCDAEQLAHLDLDTLAWQATQAPTRQPLQHSWQQIRRFIDTHQAWVIEGCYSDLLELVAEYSNEIIFMNLPIEDCIANAKARPWEPHKYESKEAQDNNLDMLISWIAQYSERTDTFSKSSHQAFYDHYRGKKTVIIANQTQC; via the coding sequence GTGCGAAAAATCTTAATATTTGGTAACTCCGGATCGGGGAAGTCAACCTTAGCTAAAGCGCTGTGTGATGCTGAACAATTGGCGCATCTAGATCTTGATACGCTTGCTTGGCAGGCAACTCAAGCTCCAACTAGGCAACCCTTGCAGCACAGTTGGCAACAGATCCGGCGTTTCATTGATACACACCAAGCTTGGGTTATTGAAGGCTGCTATAGCGATTTATTGGAGCTGGTGGCTGAGTATTCCAATGAAATTATATTTATGAATTTACCCATTGAAGACTGCATTGCAAACGCTAAAGCGAGGCCTTGGGAGCCGCATAAATATGAATCTAAAGAGGCGCAAGACAATAATCTGGATATGCTGATTAGCTGGATAGCGCAATATTCAGAAAGAACCGACACCTTCTCTAAATCGTCTCATCAGGCTTTTTATGATCATTACCGAGGCAAAAAAACCGTCATTATAGCAAATCAAACACAGTGCTAA
- a CDS encoding HopJ type III effector protein gives MTQANIARFIDQLNQNTQQLRFEDSMAIIDANFEFTPSAFTNGQQSNAAGENSGSCKVFSFAQIQGLNQQQTLHLFGQYYRDVVATPDAEDHQNIRQFMLSGWDGITFSQAALSNK, from the coding sequence ATGACACAGGCCAATATTGCCCGCTTTATCGACCAATTAAACCAAAACACTCAACAGCTGCGTTTTGAAGATAGCATGGCAATTATCGACGCAAACTTCGAGTTTACGCCAAGCGCCTTTACGAACGGCCAACAAAGCAATGCCGCCGGTGAAAACTCAGGCTCTTGCAAAGTGTTTTCTTTTGCTCAAATACAGGGTTTAAACCAGCAACAAACTTTACACTTATTTGGTCAGTATTACCGCGATGTAGTTGCCACTCCCGACGCTGAAGATCACCAAAACATTCGTCAGTTTATGTTATCAGGCTGGGATGGAATTACCTTTAGCCAAGCAGCACTTAGCAACAAATAA
- a CDS encoding substrate-binding periplasmic protein codes for MRWSLLLKRILFASLLAISFSFSASAELSICNRLVVTGNAEYPPILWRDQHNPGKLTGLAIELLELALMDTGIEVDARDRGVWARALQEAEHGEVDMLAGAFLTDQRQTYMDYIVPQFTDVPSVVWTTAGHEFDYQKWEDLLERRGGTLVNNSFGQAFDAYAKDNLKILTSATAERSFAMLLADRFDYVLYELYQGLTILESAGLKGKVTPLPKPISVEGLYFTFSKQSGCNSESLRRHLSERVSQLTEFKTFERLFEKHMQAWSKQQINHGVLTDD; via the coding sequence ATGCGATGGTCTTTGCTGCTTAAACGAATTTTATTCGCCTCTCTCCTGGCTATTTCTTTCTCTTTCTCTGCTTCAGCTGAGTTATCTATTTGCAACCGTTTGGTTGTCACGGGAAATGCCGAGTACCCTCCCATCCTGTGGCGAGATCAACATAATCCGGGCAAGTTAACCGGGCTAGCTATTGAGCTTCTCGAGCTGGCACTAATGGACACCGGTATTGAGGTCGATGCGCGAGACAGAGGGGTGTGGGCGAGGGCATTACAAGAAGCTGAACATGGCGAAGTTGACATGTTAGCGGGTGCATTTCTCACCGATCAACGCCAAACCTATATGGATTATATTGTTCCTCAATTTACTGATGTGCCCAGTGTTGTGTGGACCACTGCAGGACATGAGTTTGATTACCAAAAGTGGGAAGACTTACTCGAACGGCGCGGCGGTACCTTAGTGAACAATAGTTTTGGTCAAGCCTTTGATGCCTATGCTAAAGATAACTTAAAAATCCTTACCAGTGCTACCGCAGAGCGGTCCTTTGCTATGTTGTTAGCCGACCGCTTTGATTACGTGCTTTACGAGTTATACCAAGGCTTAACCATTTTAGAATCTGCTGGGCTAAAGGGTAAAGTGACTCCGTTACCTAAGCCTATATCGGTTGAAGGGCTTTATTTTACGTTTTCTAAACAATCGGGCTGTAATAGTGAATCTTTAAGGCGCCATTTAAGTGAGCGCGTCTCCCAGTTAACCGAGTTTAAAACTTTTGAGCGTCTGTTTGAGAAGCATATGCAAGCGTGGTCAAAGCAACAAATAAACCATGGTGTGCTTACCGATGATTAG
- a CDS encoding polysaccharide lyase family 7 protein produces MKHIYLKSLLATSVFLAVGCTSTSAPDSVEKFANNKETGEALLTPVAITASSHDGNGPDRLIDQDITTRWSAAGDGEWAMLDYGSAQEFDAVQAAFSKGNQRQSKFDIQMSVDGENWTTVLEGQESSGRALGLERFQFEPAVNARYVRYVGHGNTKNGWNSVTELAAVNCSINACPSSHIITSAVVAAEASMIAEMKAAEKARKEARKDLRSGDFGAPAVYPCETTVTCLRSELPPTPALPETPLAGNAPSENFDLSYWYLSQPFDHDKNERPDDVSEWNLANGYQHPEIFYTADDGGLVFKSYVKGVRTSKNTKYARTELREMLRRGNMSHKTKGVNKNNWVFSSAPEADLNAAGGIDGVLEATLKIDHATTTGAANEVGRFIIGQIHDQNDEPIRLYYRKLPNQATGAVYFAHESQDATKEDFYPLVGDLTAEVGEDGIALGEVFSYRIEVVGNTMTVTVSREGKEDAVQVVDMSDSGYDVGGKYMYFKAGVYNQNISGDLDDYSQATFYKLEASHDSYAEK; encoded by the coding sequence ATGAAACATATCTATCTTAAAAGCTTGTTAGCAACTTCAGTTTTCTTAGCAGTAGGCTGTACGTCAACTTCTGCTCCTGATTCTGTTGAAAAGTTTGCCAATAATAAAGAAACGGGTGAAGCGCTATTAACTCCAGTAGCCATTACAGCAAGCAGCCACGATGGTAACGGCCCTGACCGTTTAATCGATCAAGACATTACAACGCGTTGGTCTGCAGCCGGTGATGGCGAATGGGCAATGCTAGACTACGGTTCAGCTCAAGAGTTTGATGCCGTTCAAGCCGCCTTTAGTAAAGGCAATCAGCGTCAGTCTAAATTTGATATCCAAATGAGTGTTGATGGTGAAAATTGGACCACTGTTTTAGAAGGCCAAGAGAGCTCTGGTAGAGCCCTTGGTTTAGAGCGTTTTCAGTTTGAGCCTGCGGTAAATGCTCGCTACGTTCGCTACGTAGGACACGGCAACACCAAAAATGGTTGGAATAGTGTAACCGAACTCGCAGCCGTTAACTGTAGCATTAACGCTTGTCCATCAAGTCATATCATTACTAGTGCAGTAGTTGCAGCTGAAGCTTCAATGATTGCAGAAATGAAAGCAGCAGAGAAAGCACGTAAAGAAGCGCGTAAAGACCTTCGTTCAGGTGATTTCGGTGCGCCAGCGGTATACCCTTGTGAAACCACCGTAACATGTTTGCGTTCTGAGCTTCCTCCAACTCCGGCTTTACCAGAAACGCCGCTAGCAGGTAACGCGCCAAGCGAAAACTTTGACTTGTCTTACTGGTACTTATCGCAACCTTTCGACCACGACAAAAATGAACGTCCAGATGACGTGTCTGAATGGAACCTTGCAAACGGTTATCAGCACCCTGAGATTTTCTATACAGCAGACGATGGTGGTCTAGTATTTAAGTCTTATGTGAAAGGGGTTCGTACCTCTAAAAACACCAAGTATGCGCGTACAGAACTTCGTGAAATGCTACGTCGCGGTAACATGTCTCACAAAACTAAAGGTGTGAACAAAAACAACTGGGTATTCTCAAGCGCTCCAGAAGCAGACTTAAACGCTGCCGGCGGTATTGATGGCGTTCTAGAAGCTACCCTTAAAATTGACCACGCCACCACTACTGGTGCGGCTAACGAAGTAGGTCGCTTTATTATTGGTCAAATCCACGACCAAAACGATGAGCCAATTCGTTTGTACTACCGTAAGCTACCAAACCAAGCAACAGGTGCAGTTTACTTTGCACATGAAAGCCAAGACGCCACCAAAGAGGATTTCTATCCGCTAGTCGGTGATTTAACGGCTGAGGTTGGTGAAGATGGTATCGCGCTAGGCGAAGTATTTAGCTACCGTATCGAAGTAGTTGGCAACACCATGACTGTTACCGTTTCTCGAGAAGGCAAAGAAGACGCAGTTCAGGTTGTTGACATGAGCGACAGTGGCTACGATGTGGGTGGTAAGTACATGTACTTCAAAGCGGGTGTTTACAACCAAAACATCTCTGGTGACTTAGATGACTACTCTCAAGCAACCTTCTACAAACTTGAAGCATCTCATGATAGTTACGCTGAGAAATAA
- a CDS encoding AsmA family protein: protein MKRWVKRSLISTSVLLAILLLPIAILVVGIKLEIGDSRQLLTNLLSEQLQRDVRITGDISIELSFIPAITVEQIDIANPSGFNQPYFAQVRKASAQLRVLPLINRHLQIEQVLLDGFHLALIRNDSGENNWQFTQPNKAKAAPSVNQSSHEEEGGSFSWQGINYSFDINQQILISDAQISYQNQAAEALVTWRLDELKLTSPDSDTLAMTAFGSMLDETYALQSRWQLEPLLQGRAGDVELNMQVADAQLNLSGEIAPQSDQNSHLELSLDWQNPDSIARLLGDEFAQLAPITLVSRFDGKPGEYSLTPMNASLGSSHLNGELTLKGDSPLEINGNLNIDQIDLSPWLALAQDDMLSTKAELKSKPVQAPLASTAASESESLPLLQIIRYWLNQADVDLSLKVASIEGLPLEVSAISIGLKVEGESLKAPLRAVIDDVRFNGNLKASIHDERLETSMRLVAKKSPLDKLASRIPMLAGSSGNIGRSVLKINANGTTIAELLANSHFDYNIENSQMLLPAGTALNIQHASLTASVESEVLVKLDGILLDIPVNAVLHASPLRAMLDNEPWRLDMQLHSPAIELQVKGELPSGQWQQGASLSLNAEGERIGLLSPWLGVDTNAQGALKLALELQASRGQSSLNISHLQLADSQGELQASWSEAKTEQGLVTIKSNWQRIDVAQLMALMPSGDVAQNASQLDAQAATVAKNSIDIRLPILPKGWSIHDADLALNIKQLLIGEHQLKQLTLTAVARDGWLQKAPFSAELADSKFVGNALLDLRASPLKLDFTIASQQPNVGQILKQFNIAEQAKIELDSAELALSLSGNNVAQLLASTQFSAKLKGGYWLLVDPNTQASARVELSEGSLTANPEQPITLALSGQLKQLPLTLSLSTLSLREFTQKPSALPIHLSLELAEVALSAQANLPRPISAQNLTLAVQLSSPKLSQLDRLHGIELPPFGPIKLAGELVLSPQGYAINDMLLAIASSELTGGASLVTSGNKPLLELAVSANNIQLDDFKTGGWQGWAHNSDQQPAANQQDHSSQQTAVNQQPAPATQALLSQELFKRLNAKFRLDVEKVQSGEDWLGQGKLYWSLQDQRFRLDPLWIALPGGELNVSAELSPSNAGFYSELKASIENFDYGLLARRIKPETKMGGTLSVNLEVNSEFVNPKQWFADLNGQVGFAIWPQHFEAGILDLWAVSLASAVVPELDDAEKSVLNCVVAVFDGDHGELTKNVLLADTSRMRVLGEASIDFKQQQVNMVLRPQAKRAQIFGLATPIQVSGSFEDFNVGVANGGLLGTTLRFVTSPVVSPLRWIVEAPLDANGSELCLQAWQQAKQTPSEQ from the coding sequence ATGAAGCGATGGGTAAAGCGAAGCCTAATTAGCACAAGCGTGTTGTTGGCAATCTTATTACTGCCAATTGCCATTTTAGTGGTTGGCATCAAACTAGAAATTGGTGATAGCCGCCAGTTGCTGACTAACTTGCTCAGTGAGCAGTTACAACGTGATGTTCGCATCACTGGTGATATCAGTATTGAGCTGTCATTTATCCCTGCGATTACCGTTGAGCAGATTGACATCGCTAATCCTAGCGGATTTAACCAACCTTACTTTGCGCAGGTTCGTAAAGCCAGTGCGCAACTCAGAGTGCTCCCCTTAATCAACCGTCATTTACAGATAGAGCAAGTATTACTCGATGGCTTTCATTTAGCGCTAATCAGAAACGACAGTGGTGAAAACAACTGGCAGTTTACCCAGCCAAATAAGGCCAAAGCAGCGCCATCTGTAAACCAGAGTTCTCACGAGGAAGAGGGCGGCAGTTTTTCCTGGCAAGGCATAAATTATAGCTTTGATATTAATCAGCAAATATTAATTAGTGATGCACAAATTAGCTATCAAAACCAAGCGGCCGAAGCCTTAGTCACTTGGCGCCTAGATGAGCTTAAACTTACCTCGCCAGACAGTGATACCTTGGCCATGACAGCCTTTGGTAGCATGCTCGATGAGACCTATGCTCTTCAGTCTCGATGGCAATTAGAGCCGCTGTTGCAAGGGCGGGCCGGTGATGTTGAGCTTAACATGCAAGTGGCCGACGCTCAGCTAAATTTAAGTGGGGAGATTGCCCCGCAAAGCGATCAAAATAGCCACCTAGAGCTCAGCCTCGATTGGCAAAATCCTGACTCTATCGCGCGTTTGTTAGGCGATGAATTTGCCCAATTGGCACCGATTACACTTGTTTCACGTTTTGATGGAAAGCCCGGTGAATATAGCCTCACGCCAATGAATGCCAGTTTGGGCTCTAGTCATTTGAATGGTGAACTGACTTTGAAAGGTGATTCACCACTAGAAATTAACGGCAATTTGAACATTGACCAAATTGACTTAAGCCCTTGGTTAGCGCTGGCTCAGGATGATATGTTAAGCACCAAAGCTGAGCTTAAAAGCAAACCTGTTCAGGCCCCGCTGGCGAGTACAGCAGCCTCAGAGTCTGAATCCTTGCCCTTGTTGCAGATTATTCGTTATTGGCTAAATCAAGCCGATGTTGACCTATCGTTAAAAGTTGCCAGTATTGAAGGCTTACCGCTGGAAGTATCCGCGATTAGCATAGGTTTAAAAGTTGAAGGTGAAAGCCTCAAAGCCCCCCTGCGAGCAGTGATAGACGATGTTCGTTTTAACGGCAACCTTAAAGCCAGTATCCATGATGAGCGTTTAGAGACGTCGATGCGCTTAGTGGCAAAAAAATCCCCTTTAGATAAATTAGCTAGCCGTATACCGATGCTGGCAGGCAGTAGCGGCAATATTGGCCGTTCAGTACTCAAAATTAACGCCAATGGCACCACCATTGCTGAGCTGTTGGCAAATAGTCATTTCGACTACAACATTGAAAACAGCCAGATGTTATTGCCTGCAGGTACTGCACTTAATATTCAGCACGCTAGTTTAACCGCCAGTGTAGAGAGTGAGGTGTTGGTTAAGCTCGATGGTATCTTGCTGGATATTCCGGTAAACGCGGTGCTACATGCGAGCCCATTGCGGGCGATGTTAGATAATGAACCGTGGCGGCTTGATATGCAGCTACACTCTCCGGCCATTGAGCTGCAGGTAAAGGGTGAGTTACCCAGTGGTCAATGGCAGCAAGGAGCAAGTTTAAGCCTTAACGCTGAAGGCGAACGTATTGGCTTATTAAGTCCGTGGCTAGGGGTTGACACAAATGCCCAAGGCGCGCTCAAGCTAGCGCTAGAACTGCAGGCTTCTCGCGGTCAGTCTTCGTTAAATATAAGTCACTTACAATTAGCTGATAGCCAAGGTGAATTACAAGCCTCTTGGAGCGAAGCTAAAACCGAGCAAGGTTTGGTGACCATCAAATCAAACTGGCAGCGTATCGATGTCGCACAGCTAATGGCATTAATGCCCAGTGGCGATGTAGCCCAAAATGCAAGCCAGCTTGACGCTCAAGCCGCCACAGTGGCCAAAAATAGCATAGACATTCGCCTGCCAATTTTGCCTAAAGGTTGGTCGATTCACGACGCTGACTTAGCGCTAAATATAAAGCAACTGCTGATTGGAGAGCATCAACTTAAACAGCTCACACTAACTGCTGTCGCGCGAGATGGGTGGCTACAGAAAGCACCTTTTAGTGCCGAATTAGCCGATAGCAAATTTGTCGGGAACGCTTTACTTGATTTACGTGCTTCGCCACTAAAATTGGATTTTACAATCGCGAGTCAACAGCCTAATGTTGGGCAAATACTCAAACAATTTAACATTGCTGAGCAAGCGAAAATCGAGCTTGATAGCGCTGAGCTTGCGCTCTCTCTAAGCGGTAACAATGTTGCACAACTGCTTGCCAGTACTCAGTTTAGTGCCAAGCTAAAGGGGGGCTACTGGCTATTAGTCGACCCAAATACTCAAGCCAGCGCTCGGGTTGAATTAAGCGAGGGCAGTTTAACGGCAAATCCTGAACAACCGATTACTCTCGCGCTGTCTGGGCAACTAAAGCAATTGCCCTTAACGCTGTCTTTAAGCACCTTAAGTTTGCGCGAATTTACCCAAAAGCCCAGTGCGCTTCCGATCCATTTATCCCTTGAATTAGCCGAAGTAGCTTTATCAGCTCAGGCCAATTTACCGCGGCCTATCTCGGCGCAGAACCTCACGTTAGCGGTGCAATTGAGCAGCCCAAAACTCAGCCAGTTAGACCGTTTACATGGCATTGAACTACCCCCTTTTGGCCCCATAAAACTAGCGGGTGAGTTGGTGCTTAGTCCGCAAGGATATGCCATAAATGACATGTTACTTGCCATCGCGAGCAGTGAATTAACCGGCGGGGCAAGTTTAGTCACTAGTGGTAATAAACCACTGTTAGAGCTGGCGGTAAGCGCTAACAATATCCAGTTAGACGATTTTAAAACCGGTGGTTGGCAAGGCTGGGCCCATAATTCAGACCAACAGCCAGCCGCAAATCAGCAAGACCATAGCAGCCAGCAAACGGCGGTTAATCAACAGCCTGCGCCAGCGACTCAAGCGTTGTTGAGCCAAGAATTATTTAAGCGGCTAAACGCTAAGTTTCGTTTAGATGTAGAAAAAGTGCAATCAGGCGAAGATTGGCTGGGCCAAGGAAAACTGTATTGGAGCTTGCAAGATCAGCGTTTTCGCTTAGACCCTTTGTGGATCGCTTTACCCGGTGGAGAGCTCAATGTCAGTGCCGAACTAAGCCCCTCCAACGCCGGCTTTTATAGTGAGCTTAAGGCCTCCATTGAGAACTTTGATTATGGCCTCCTCGCAAGGCGGATTAAACCGGAAACGAAGATGGGCGGTACGCTAAGCGTAAACCTTGAGGTAAATAGTGAGTTTGTTAACCCCAAGCAATGGTTTGCCGATCTTAATGGTCAAGTTGGTTTTGCTATATGGCCGCAGCATTTTGAAGCTGGCATTCTCGATTTATGGGCGGTGAGTTTGGCCAGCGCGGTGGTGCCAGAGCTTGATGACGCTGAAAAATCAGTACTCAATTGTGTGGTGGCGGTGTTTGATGGTGACCATGGTGAGCTAACTAAAAATGTCTTGCTGGCCGATACTTCAAGAATGCGAGTGTTGGGTGAAGCGTCGATCGATTTTAAGCAGCAACAAGTCAACATGGTATTAAGGCCACAAGCCAAGCGAGCGCAAATATTTGGTTTAGCTACACCCATTCAAGTGAGTGGCAGCTTTGAAGATTTCAACGTGGGGGTAGCCAATGGAGGCTTACTCGGTACCACACTTCGTTTTGTTACTAGTCCGGTGGTTTCACCATTGCGCTGGATAGTCGAAGCCCCCTTAGATGCCAACGGCAGTGAACTATGCCTACAAGCCTGGCAGCAAGCGAAACAGACACCAAGTGAGCAATAA
- the mepA gene encoding penicillin-insensitive murein endopeptidase yields the protein MSLFHLKHGLLLLSLFSPLILAQDNPWEQATSPYQGPAAAIGSYANGCLAGADALPLNGDGYQVIRSQRQRYYGHPNLLTFISELAKKLQAEGINNILVGDMSMPRGGQFNVGHSSHQIGLDVDIWLKLVDAPLSASQLAKPTAVSVVNPQQQAINPKTWRTEHKTMLKVAAEDERVARIFVNPAIKQQLCNQRTEADDWLQKIRPWWGHSAHMHVRLLCPDGDQYCKNQKPITSGHGCDELGWWKTQLSKAANHQAKTKAKPKPLKKKPEQCAPLSQNPSSIAMQ from the coding sequence ATGTCGTTGTTTCATCTCAAGCATGGCTTACTGCTACTAAGCCTATTTAGCCCCTTAATACTCGCGCAAGATAACCCTTGGGAGCAAGCCACTAGCCCATACCAAGGGCCGGCAGCGGCTATTGGCAGTTATGCAAATGGTTGCTTAGCCGGCGCCGATGCTTTGCCACTGAACGGTGACGGTTACCAAGTAATTCGTAGCCAGCGACAACGCTATTATGGCCATCCCAATTTGCTTACATTTATCAGTGAATTAGCCAAAAAACTTCAAGCAGAAGGGATCAACAATATTCTAGTGGGCGACATGTCTATGCCAAGAGGAGGACAATTTAACGTTGGCCACAGCAGCCACCAAATTGGCTTAGATGTTGATATCTGGTTAAAGCTTGTTGATGCGCCACTTTCTGCTTCACAATTAGCTAAGCCCACAGCAGTTAGCGTAGTGAACCCACAACAACAAGCAATAAATCCAAAGACCTGGCGCACCGAGCACAAAACCATGCTCAAAGTGGCCGCAGAAGATGAACGCGTCGCGCGCATATTTGTTAACCCTGCCATTAAACAGCAGCTTTGCAACCAGCGAACTGAAGCCGATGACTGGCTACAAAAAATTCGTCCTTGGTGGGGCCACAGCGCGCATATGCATGTACGCTTATTATGTCCCGACGGAGACCAATACTGTAAAAACCAAAAGCCAATCACCAGCGGGCACGGTTGCGACGAATTAGGTTGGTGGAAAACTCAGCTGAGTAAAGCGGCTAACCATCAAGCTAAAACCAAAGCGAAGCCCAAACCCTTGAAGAAAAAACCCGAGCAATGCGCGCCACTAAGCCAGAATCCCTCTAGTATAGCTATGCAGTAA